In Streptomyces sp. P9-A4, the genomic window ACGACGTCGTCGACATCATCGGGATGGACTCGTACGACCAGCCCTCGGGTTCGCGTTTCGACCAGCACGTCAGTGAGCCGTACGGGCTCCAGAAGCAGGTCGATTTCGCCGCCGAGCACGGAAAGCAGATCTCCTATCCCGAATGGGGTCTCTTCCGGAACGGGGACAACCCCGAATACGTGCGGCGCATGCTCGAATGGATGAAGCTGCACAAGCCGCTCTACCACACGATCACCGATTACTGCCCGCACGGCGTCTGGCAGTGCGACGACAATCCCCGGTCTTCGGCGACGTTCCGCCAGATGCTGTACGGCACGGAACCGGAAGTCCCGACACAGCCGACGGATCCGACCGACCCGACGTGGCCGACGTGGCCGACGGACCCCACGTGGCCGACGGATCCGACATGGCCGACGGACCCGACGGACCCGACGGTTCCGGAACCGAAGCCTGAGCCGAAGCCGGAACCGAAGCCTGAGCCGAAGCCGGAACCCAAGCCTGAGCCGAAGCCGGAACCGAAGCCGGAACCGAAGCCGGAGCCGAAGCCCGAGCCGAAGCCGGAACCGAAGCCGGAGCCGAAGCCCGAGCCGAAGCCGGAGCCGAAGCCCGAGCCGAAGCCGGAGCCGAAGCCCGAGCCGAAGCCGGAGCCGAAGCCCGAGCCGAAGCCGGAGCCGAAGCCCGAGCCGAAGCCGGAGCCGAAGCCGGAGCCGAAGCCGGAACCGAAGCCGGAGCCGAAGCCGGAACCCAAGCCGGAACCCAAGCCCAAGCCCTCCTGCTGGACCGTGAACCTCGGTTCATGGGTCGAGAGTTGGATCGGCGGGCCGGTCTGCGTCCCCAAGGACTCCTGGAAGGACAAGGTCGACCTCGACTGGAAGGGCGCGCTGAAGGGCGTCTGGCCCTTCTGACCGGTCCGTACCGGTGGTCGTGCGCGGAGGCGGCGGAACTCATCCGTCGCCGCCGCGCGGCGTCCGCCCCGGCAGCCGGCCGAGCGCCCGCCCCACCCAGGGGCGCTCGCGCGCCTGCCGGGCGGCCCAGCGGCGCGCGTCGGCGGCGCCCGCGCGCAGCCACAGCAGCGGGGCCGTACCGCGCCCGGTGAGCATCAGCCGCTGGTTGCCCACCGTCTCGGGCCGCCAGTGGTGCTTGTACGCCTCGGTGCCCCGCAGCATGCTCAGCGTGGCCCGCCCGCCCGCGCTGGTCTCCCCGGCGCCGTGCCGCAGCAGCATCGTCGCCACGTCGACCTTGCGGGCGCGCAGCGC contains:
- a CDS encoding glycoside hydrolase family 26 protein; translated protein: MGAAHRRTARAWLGVFTAGLLASGSVVLSSPAHAAESVTAGDPGPSLSGAMGAFLDSGALGVARIEALQQWLGGRELRVGHTYLPGDLWKNIEGPPGFLDAWADWRNEKSDRMFVLNVPMLERNEAGVSDAEVRRQLRLGASGYYDHHFRTLARRLVGLRAADTVVALGWEMNGTTYTHRCGPDPTAWKKYWNRIVAAMRSVPGQRFRFDFNPSRGLDAVPWTECYPGDDVVDIIGMDSYDQPSGSRFDQHVSEPYGLQKQVDFAAEHGKQISYPEWGLFRNGDNPEYVRRMLEWMKLHKPLYHTITDYCPHGVWQCDDNPRSSATFRQMLYGTEPEVPTQPTDPTDPTWPTWPTDPTWPTDPTWPTDPTDPTVPEPKPEPKPEPKPEPKPEPKPEPKPEPKPEPKPEPKPEPKPEPKPEPKPEPKPEPKPEPKPEPKPEPKPEPKPEPKPEPKPEPKPEPKPEPKPEPKPEPKPEPKPEPKPKPSCWTVNLGSWVESWIGGPVCVPKDSWKDKVDLDWKGALKGVWPF